A region of Necator americanus strain Aroian chromosome I, whole genome shotgun sequence DNA encodes the following proteins:
- a CDS encoding hypothetical protein (NECATOR_CHRI.G2013.T2), translating into METVSDCVLTTREQCPQTLHALLGAAERINFHVIALQETKCRRSDLRLMNDGTLVFRGEKVPSRNVGGVGSVVHPSVVDLVDSHEILSPRQAILRHRPRRQKSISIINCYSAISAADGSEMDAFYEELEGVIRNEKRFYRFVVGDFNAKLGNATEEEYRIGRFGPGDRNENGNRLASLLSAARLFHGNSLFMRKDHRRWTWESPNGATLVLITVFFERKYDSATRWKRTSAIGNEGEKKSFTTIAYSKTPCPKVTGLEAAHDKLGSNFEDHQEIVGKKKGSEGISANIPLAALLSEDGTRTSSRREMEIITERFYSDLFRSSTPVSSPIIHTAEPPPRILTSEVRVAIKSMKPGTAPRPDFISADFLRAGGHPIHVILAAHMTSYLQKEAIPDQWKTSRTVLIHKKGDQEDLRNYRPISLLSVLYKVSSKIIFTRISRTLDEAQPQEQAGFRQGFSCLDHIQTVSRVIEVCREYRLRPVLTFIGYEKAFNSVKTNATLSALVDQGVDASYVRTFTNCYNRCTTKIQLFHRFLTILIGKGGTARRYYIAEAVRGCIAMDNEITNEIWEERGIRVDGRFLSKLRFADDIVLFSSSTNEAETMLNELNEAGRRIGLRINRKKTQFMKNAYCDDGGVQLEGSQIVETSSYVYLGRSMNMENDLKEEPNRRMRAAWAAFAAVREATDQLTDQDLRAHLFDSTVLPALCYAAEMWADTAATSRKLLTTHRTLERYLLKFNQRTQHLT; encoded by the exons atggagactgtctcagactgtgtacttacaacgcgagaacagtgtccacagacgctgcatgcccttctcggagctgcagagcgtatcaactttcacgtgattgctctgcaggagaccaagtgtaGAAGGAGCGACCTACGAttgatgaatgacggtacactcgtctttcgtggagagaaggttccgtcgcgaaatgtaggcggtgttggttctgttgtgcacccatctgtcgttgatcttgtcgattctcacgaaatcctgtcacctcgtcagGCCATTCTTCGCCACCGCCCTCGGCGCCAAAAATctatcagtatcatcaactgctactcagcAATATCAGCAGCTGATGGTTCAGAaatggacgcgttttacgaggagctggagggagtaatccgcaacgagaagcgCTTCTACagattcgttgtcggagacttcaacgcaaaactaggaaatgccacagaagaggaatacaggattggaagatttggaccaggggaccggaatgaaaatggcaatcgtctcgctagcctgttgtccgccgctcgcctctttcatgggaactctcttttcatgagaaaagatcatcgtcggtggacatgggaatcgcccaatggcgcgactc tggttctgatcaccgtcttcTTCGagcgaaaatacgactcagccacacgatggaaaagaacatctgctatcggcaacgaaggagaaaagaagtcgtttaCGACGATTGCTTACTCGAaaactccttgtcccaaggtgactggcctcgaggccgcgcacgacaaacttggatcgaatttcgaagaccaccaagaaattgttggaaagaagaagggctctGAGG ggatctccgcgaatattccgctagcagccttgctaagcgaagacgggactcgcacatcttctcgtcgtgaaatggaaatcattacggagaggttctactcggaccttttccgttcatcaactcctgtgtcaagtcCAATCATCCACACTGCTGAacctccaccacggattctcacttcggaagtacgagtcgctatcaagagcatgaaacctggcacagcccccagacctgattttatatcagcagactttcttcgggctggtggccatccaattcatgtaatcttagcagcgcacatgacatcctaccttcagaaagaagcgatcccagaccagtggaagacctcgcgaaccgttcttatccataagaaaggtgaccaaGAGGACCTTCgcaactaccgtccgataagcttgctgagcgtgttatataAAGTATCCAGCAAGATCATcttcacacgcatatctaggacgctggatgaagcccagcctcaagaacaagctggattccgccaggggttcagctgcttggaccacatccagaccgtgtcgagggtcatagaggtttgccgggaataccgcctgcgcCCTGTTCTAACCTTCATCggctatgagaaagccttcaaCAGCGTAAAAACGAATGCAacactgtcagcgctggtcgatcaaggtgtggacgcttcgtatgtgaggacattcaCCAATTGCTACAATCGGTGCACTACGAAGATACAACTTTTCCACCGCTTCCTCACCATACTCATTGGAAAGGGGGGTACggcaaggcgatactatatcgccgaagctgttcgcggctgcattgcaatggataatgaaatcacaaaTGAAAtatgggaagaaaggggcatacgtgttgatggaagatttctctcgaagcttcgtttcgcggacgacatcgttctcttttcgagcagtaccaatgaagcagaaacaatgctcaacgaattgaacgaagcaggtaggagaataggactgcgaataaacaggaagaagacacagttcatgaagaacgcgtACTGCGATGatggaggagtacaacttgaaggctcccaaatcgtggaaacttcgtcatacgtgtacctcggacgttctatgaacatggaaaacgacttgaaggaagaaccgaatagaagaatgagagcagcatgggcagcattcgcagccgtcagggaagctacggaccaactgacggaccaagatcttcgtgcccatctgttcgactcgacagttcttccagcgctctgttacgcagcggagatgtgggcagacaccgctgccacgtctaggaagctacttactacccacagaacCCTTGAGAGAtatcttctgaagtttaaccagcgcacacaacacctaacctag
- a CDS encoding hypothetical protein (NECATOR_CHRI.G2009.T3), producing the protein MGCRASDEDPSSKDFLHNSWFLTNGAFVSTHSPHTHVDSNGFTMAPCTVESKNRNIIHRQENIMSFVEHAEDRRINSLEVSCSFKFLDTSMHITSRRERSWIDSDGCRLRTLVALSRLTSHELSTAGSVHLLAIFLVSCHRVSLATTLVCSSRADMFTFTQTNDDDSTIDRY; encoded by the exons atggggtgcagggcaagtgatgaggatccctcaTCCAAAG ACTTCCTcca CAATTCATGGTTTCTGACGAATGGTGCTTTCGTTTCAACACATAGCCCACATACTCATG TGGACTCGAACGGCTTCACCATGGCTCCATGTACAGTCGAATCTAAAAATCGTAATATCATTCATCGACAAG aaaatatcATGAGTTTTGTGGAGCACGCTGAGGATCGGAGAATAAATTCGTTGGAAGTTTCGTGCAGTTTCAAATTTCTCGACACTTCCATGCACATCACGTCACGAAGGGAACGAT CATGGATTGACTCAGATGGATGTCGCTTGCGCACTCTTGTCGCACTTTCTCGCCTCACATCT CACGAATTGAGCACAGCTGGTTCTGTTCACTTGCTTGCTATTTTTTTGGTCAGTTGCCATCGCGTGTCACTTGCAACCACTCTCGTTTGC AGCTCTCGAGCTGACATGTTCACATTCACTCAAACGAACGACGATGATTCAACTATCGATCGATATTGA
- a CDS encoding hypothetical protein (NECATOR_CHRI.G2009.T2) — translation MGCRASDEDPSSKDFLHNSWFLTNGAFVSTHSPHTHVDSNGFTMAPCTVESKNRNIIHRQENIMSFVEHAEDRRINSLEVSCSFKFLDTSMHITSRRERYGCRLRTLVALSRLTSHELSTAGSVHLLAIFLVSCHRVSLATTLVCSSRADMFTFTQTNDDDSTIDRY, via the exons atggggtgcagggcaagtgatgaggatccctcaTCCAAAG ACTTCCTcca CAATTCATGGTTTCTGACGAATGGTGCTTTCGTTTCAACACATAGCCCACATACTCATG TGGACTCGAACGGCTTCACCATGGCTCCATGTACAGTCGAATCTAAAAATCGTAATATCATTCATCGACAAG aaaatatcATGAGTTTTGTGGAGCACGCTGAGGATCGGAGAATAAATTCGTTGGAAGTTTCGTGCAGTTTCAAATTTCTCGACACTTCCATGCACATCACGTCACGAAGGGAACGAT ATGGATGTCGCTTGCGCACTCTTGTCGCACTTTCTCGCCTCACATCT CACGAATTGAGCACAGCTGGTTCTGTTCACTTGCTTGCTATTTTTTTGGTCAGTTGCCATCGCGTGTCACTTGCAACCACTCTCGTTTGC AGCTCTCGAGCTGACATGTTCACATTCACTCAAACGAACGACGATGATTCAACTATCGATCGATATTGA
- a CDS encoding hypothetical protein (NECATOR_CHRI.G2012.T1), translating into MEIITERFYSDLFRSSTPVSSPIIHTAEPPPRILTSEVRVAIKSMKPGTAPRPDFISADFLRAGGHPIHVILAAHMTSYLQKEAIPDQWKTSRTVLIHKKGDQEDLRNYRPISLLSVLYKVSSKIIFTRISRTLDEAQPQEQAGFRQGFSCLDHIQTVSRVIEVCREYRLRPVLTFIGYEKAFNSVKTNATLSALVDQGVDASYVRTFTNCYNRCTTKIQLFHRFLTILIGKGGTARRYYIAEAVRGCIAMDNEITNEIWEERGIRVDGRFLSKLRFADDIVLFSSSTNEAETMLNELNEAGRRIGLRINRKKTQFMKNAYCDDGGVQLEGSQIVETSSYVYLGRSMNMENDLKEEPNRRMRAAWAAFAAVREATDQLTDQDLRAHLFDSTVLPALCYAAEMWADTAATSRKLLTTHRTLERYLLKFNQRTQHLT; encoded by the coding sequence atggaaatcattacggagaggttctactcggaccttttccgttcatcaactcctgtgtcaagtcCAATCATCCACACTGCTGAacctccaccacggattctcacttcggaagtacgagtcgctatcaagagcatgaaacctggcacagcccccagacctgattttatatcagcagactttcttcgggctggtggccatccaattcatgtaatcttagcagcgcacatgacatcctaccttcagaaagaagcgatcccagaccagtggaagacctcgcgaaccgttcttatccataagaaaggtgaccaaGAGGACCTTCgcaactaccgtccgataagcttgctgagcgtgttatataAAGTATCCAGCAAGATCATcttcacacgcatatctaggacgctggatgaagcccagcctcaagaacaagctggattccgccaggggttcagctgcttggaccacatccagaccgtgtcgagggtcatagaggtttgccgggaataccgcctgcgcCCTGTTCTAACCTTCATCggctatgagaaagccttcaaCAGCGTAAAAACGAATGCAacactgtcagcgctggtcgatcaaggtgtggacgcttcgtatgtgaggacattcaCCAATTGCTACAATCGGTGCACTACGAAGATACAACTTTTCCACCGCTTCCTCACCATACTCATTGGAAAGGGGGGTACggcaaggcgatactatatcgccgaagctgttcgcggctgcattgcaatggataatgaaatcacaaaTGAAAtatgggaagaaaggggcatacgtgttgatggaagatttctctcgaagcttcgtttcgcggacgacatcgttctcttttcgagcagtaccaatgaagcagaaacaatgctcaacgaattgaacgaagcaggtaggagaataggactgcgaataaacaggaagaagacacagttcatgaagaacgcgtACTGCGATGatggaggagtacaacttgaaggctcccaaatcgtggaaacttcgtcatacgtgtacctcggacgttctatgaacatggaaaacgacttgaaggaagaaccgaatagaagaatgagagcagcatgggcagcattcgcagccgtcagggaagctacggaccaactgacggaccaagatcttcgtgcccatctgttcgactcgacagttcttccagcgctctgttacgcagcggagatgtgggcagacaccgctgccacgtctaggaagctacttactacccacagaacCCTTGAGAGAtatcttctgaagtttaaccagcgcacacaacacctaacctag
- a CDS encoding hypothetical protein (NECATOR_CHRI.G2011.T1), whose amino-acid sequence MDHSQLMAEMPEIEKMTAQERIALAKDRRRDQLRKCEERERSLPPPRPRRQRLRFSPEVALLEATGRADAAEVERLLREGANPNSHNEDGLTPLHQCAIDDNQQIMLLLLSHGADVNAQDTEQWTPLHAAACCAHINVVKILIAHGANLLAVNADGNMPYDICDDETTLDAIESEMAARGITQAYIDDQRGAPEKAMLDDMKSLHQQGYPLDARQPDGSTYLHIAAANGYYDVAAFLLRCGVPATSRDNDLWQPVHAAACWAQPDLVELICEYGGDINAKTSSGEAPLVHLSSILLIMRPAHLCFAFDTYSAGSQRRDIPLKSEL is encoded by the exons ATGGATCACAGCCAGCTAATGGCAGAAATGCCTGAGATCGAAAAGATGACCGCTCAAGAGCGCATAGCGCTCGCAAA AGACCGGCGTCGCGATCAGctacgcaaatgcgaagaacGAGAACGAtcgctgcctccaccgcgacCGCGGCGACAGCGATTACGATTTTCGCCCGAGGTGGCGCTGCTCGAAGCCACAGGCCGTGCAGATGCAGCCGAAG TGGAACGATTATTGCGAGAAGGTGCAAATCCAAATTCGCACAATGAGGACGGCTTGACGCCGCTACATCAATGTGCGATCGATGACAATCAGCAG ATCATGTTGTTGCTGCTGAGTCATGGCGCTGATGTTAATGCTCAAGACACAGAGCAATGGACACCGTTGCATGCAGCCGCGTGTTGTGCTCATATCAATGTTGTGAAGATCCTCATTGCACA CGGCGCCAATTTATTGGCCGTGAACGCGGACGGCAACATGCCATATGATATTTGCGACGACGAAACTACCCTGGATGCTATAGAAAGTGAAATGGCTGCACGTGGTATTACTCAG GCATATATTGATGATCAACGTGGTGCTCCGGAGAAAGCGATGCTGGACGATATGAAAAGCTTGCATCAACAAGGTTATCCTCTTGACGCACGCCAACCTGATGGATCTACCTAC cTTCATATAGCTGCCGCTAATGGATACTACGACGTAGCTGCCTTTTTATTGCGATGCGGTGTGCCTGCTACTTCACG GGATAATGACCTATGGCAACCTGTCCACGCTGCTGCATGTTGGGCTCAACCAGACTTAGTCGAGTTGATCTGTGAATACGGTGGCGATATCAACGCTAAAACAAGCAGTGGCGAAGCACCGCTAG tccatctatcgtcgattcttctgaTCATgcgaccggcccatctatgttttgctttcgatacatattccgctgggtcgcaaagacgggacattcctcttaagtcggagctgtga
- a CDS encoding hypothetical protein (NECATOR_CHRI.G2010.T1) — translation MSSASLTLINTFFGQLTICIFEIFVQSELVLQEAFILRALELTCSHSLKRTTMIQLSIDIDSERERVCAAWNPTKCDISFRNYFDLIILCECCTE, via the exons ATGTCATCAGCGTCTTTAACTTtaataaatacattttttgGACAGCTGACGATAtgtattttcgagattttcgTCCAAAGCGAGCTTGTTTTACAGGAGGCTTTTATACTCAG AGCTCTCGAGCTGACATGTTCACATTCACTCAAACGAACGACGATGATTCAACTATCGATCGATATTGATTCCGAACGAGAAAGAGTTTGTGCTGCATGGAATCCCACTAAATGCGACATTTCATTCCGAAATTATTTCGATCTCAtaattttatgtgaatgttgCACGGAATAA
- a CDS encoding hypothetical protein (NECATOR_CHRI.G2013.T1), producing the protein METVSDCVLTTREQCPQTLHALLGAAERINFHVIALQETKCRRSDLRLMNDGTLVFRGEKVPSRNVGGVGSVVHPSVVDLVDSHEILSPRQAILRHRPRRQKSISIINCYSAISAADGSEMDAFYEELEGVIRNEKRFYRFVVGDFNAKLGNATEEEYRIGRFGPGDRNENGNRLASLLSAARLFHGNSLFMRKDHRRWTWESPNGATRAEIDHILTNRRWST; encoded by the coding sequence atggagactgtctcagactgtgtacttacaacgcgagaacagtgtccacagacgctgcatgcccttctcggagctgcagagcgtatcaactttcacgtgattgctctgcaggagaccaagtgtaGAAGGAGCGACCTACGAttgatgaatgacggtacactcgtctttcgtggagagaaggttccgtcgcgaaatgtaggcggtgttggttctgttgtgcacccatctgtcgttgatcttgtcgattctcacgaaatcctgtcacctcgtcagGCCATTCTTCGCCACCGCCCTCGGCGCCAAAAATctatcagtatcatcaactgctactcagcAATATCAGCAGCTGATGGTTCAGAaatggacgcgttttacgaggagctggagggagtaatccgcaacgagaagcgCTTCTACagattcgttgtcggagacttcaacgcaaaactaggaaatgccacagaagaggaatacaggattggaagatttggaccaggggaccggaatgaaaatggcaatcgtctcgctagcctgttgtccgccgctcgcctctttcatgggaactctcttttcatgagaaaagatcatcgtcggtggacatgggaatcgcccaatggcgcgactcgtgcggagatcgaccacatactcaccaaccggaggtggtctacttga
- a CDS encoding hypothetical protein (NECATOR_CHRI.G2009.T1): protein MRIPHPKCVETRVQHGQASLSINGTVSHADSRRIAGEIAAIFAALCLLSVRLCVCILPPVFEEEDMYERENWSLFPSNSWFLTNGAFVSTHSPHTHVDSNGFTMAPCTVESKNRNIIHRQENIMSFVEHAEDRRINSLEVSCSFKFLDTSMHITSRRERSWIDSDGCRLRTLVALSRLTSVFTRYR from the exons atgaggatccctcaTCCAAAG TGCGTCGAAACTCGTGTTCAGCACGGTCAAGCGTCGTTATCTATTAACGGCACCGTTTCGCATGCAGATTCGCGGCGAATAGCCGGCGAAATAGCGGCGATTTTCGCTGCGCTCTGTTTACTCAGCGTCCGTCTTTGCGTGTGCAT ACTTCCTccagtttttgaagaagaggATATGTATGAGCGTGAGAACTGGTCTCTTTTTCCTAGCAATTCATGGTTTCTGACGAATGGTGCTTTCGTTTCAACACATAGCCCACATACTCATG TGGACTCGAACGGCTTCACCATGGCTCCATGTACAGTCGAATCTAAAAATCGTAATATCATTCATCGACAAG aaaatatcATGAGTTTTGTGGAGCACGCTGAGGATCGGAGAATAAATTCGTTGGAAGTTTCGTGCAGTTTCAAATTTCTCGACACTTCCATGCACATCACGTCACGAAGGGAACGAT CATGGATTGACTCAGATGGATGTCGCTTGCGCACTCTTGTCGCACTTTCTCGCCTCACATCTGTTTTCACTCGCTATCGCTAA
- a CDS encoding hypothetical protein (NECATOR_CHRI.G2011.T2) — protein sequence MDHSQLMAEMPEIEKMTAQERIALAKDRRRDQLRKCEERERSLPPPRPRRQRLRFSPEVALLEATGRADAAEVERLLREGANPNSHNEDGLTPLHQCAIDDNQQIMLLLLSHGADVNAQDTEQWTPLHAAACCAHINVVKILIAHGANLLAVNADGNMPYDICDDETTLDAIESEMAARGITQAYIDDQRGAPEKAMLDDMKSLHQQGYPLDARQPDGSTYLHIAAANGYYDVAAFLLRCGVPATSRDNDLWQPVHAAACWAQPDLVELICEYGGDINAKTSSGEAPLASLPLFHSPLSSKMFSIFENDVNEVLEPYPAELSAGPSV from the exons ATGGATCACAGCCAGCTAATGGCAGAAATGCCTGAGATCGAAAAGATGACCGCTCAAGAGCGCATAGCGCTCGCAAA AGACCGGCGTCGCGATCAGctacgcaaatgcgaagaacGAGAACGAtcgctgcctccaccgcgacCGCGGCGACAGCGATTACGATTTTCGCCCGAGGTGGCGCTGCTCGAAGCCACAGGCCGTGCAGATGCAGCCGAAG TGGAACGATTATTGCGAGAAGGTGCAAATCCAAATTCGCACAATGAGGACGGCTTGACGCCGCTACATCAATGTGCGATCGATGACAATCAGCAG ATCATGTTGTTGCTGCTGAGTCATGGCGCTGATGTTAATGCTCAAGACACAGAGCAATGGACACCGTTGCATGCAGCCGCGTGTTGTGCTCATATCAATGTTGTGAAGATCCTCATTGCACA CGGCGCCAATTTATTGGCCGTGAACGCGGACGGCAACATGCCATATGATATTTGCGACGACGAAACTACCCTGGATGCTATAGAAAGTGAAATGGCTGCACGTGGTATTACTCAG GCATATATTGATGATCAACGTGGTGCTCCGGAGAAAGCGATGCTGGACGATATGAAAAGCTTGCATCAACAAGGTTATCCTCTTGACGCACGCCAACCTGATGGATCTACCTAC cTTCATATAGCTGCCGCTAATGGATACTACGACGTAGCTGCCTTTTTATTGCGATGCGGTGTGCCTGCTACTTCACG GGATAATGACCTATGGCAACCTGTCCACGCTGCTGCATGTTGGGCTCAACCAGACTTAGTCGAGTTGATCTGTGAATACGGTGGCGATATCAACGCTAAAACAAGCAGTGGCGAAGCACCGCTAG catctcttccactcttccactcgccattgtcatctaAGATGTTCTCAATTTTCGAGAATGACGTtaacgaggtccttgagccgtatccagctgagctctcagctggtccatccgtgtag